The following coding sequences are from one Paraburkholderia caballeronis window:
- the mdcH gene encoding malonate decarboxylase subunit epsilon gives MGLAILCSGQGAQRPGMLAACRNEPLAREVIDEASHLIDVDLWRLDQEPMDDRMFQNAIAQPLICATALAAWRVLSSRLPEPVLYAGYSIGELAAYGCAGALSASQTIELARTRAALMDACADAHGGMLAVRGLLKPELESLCTRFGAQIAIENGDDHFVIGGTGPALEQIATHAAQAGASTVRRLAVSIISHTSVLQPAAAALRKRLHDVDALAPTAPVIAGISGAAVDNWPAAVDSLAAQLMQAIRWNTCVEAAVERGATVFLELGPGNSLARMIQESHPQWQARSIGDFRSFDGVSSWAERAMS, from the coding sequence ATGGGCCTGGCTATCCTTTGCAGCGGACAGGGCGCCCAGCGTCCCGGCATGCTCGCGGCGTGCCGCAACGAGCCGCTTGCGCGAGAGGTCATCGACGAAGCGAGCCACCTGATCGACGTGGACCTGTGGCGTCTCGACCAGGAGCCGATGGATGACCGGATGTTCCAGAACGCGATCGCGCAGCCGCTGATCTGCGCGACGGCGCTCGCCGCGTGGCGGGTGCTGTCGAGCCGGCTGCCGGAGCCGGTTCTGTACGCGGGCTACAGCATCGGCGAACTGGCCGCGTATGGCTGCGCCGGCGCGTTGTCGGCATCGCAGACGATCGAACTTGCCCGCACGCGCGCCGCGCTGATGGATGCCTGCGCCGACGCGCACGGCGGCATGCTGGCGGTGCGCGGTCTGCTGAAGCCCGAGCTGGAGTCCCTCTGCACACGCTTCGGCGCGCAGATTGCGATCGAGAACGGCGACGATCATTTCGTCATAGGCGGGACCGGGCCGGCGCTCGAACAGATCGCCACTCACGCCGCGCAGGCGGGGGCGAGCACGGTTCGCCGCCTTGCCGTGTCGATCATTTCGCATACCTCCGTTCTGCAGCCCGCCGCAGCCGCGTTGCGAAAACGTTTGCACGACGTCGACGCGCTTGCGCCGACGGCTCCCGTGATCGCGGGCATCAGCGGCGCGGCCGTCGATAACTGGCCCGCCGCCGTCGATTCGCTCGCCGCTCAACTGATGCAGGCGATACGTTGGAACACGTGCGTCGAAGCCGCCGTCGAGCGGGGCGCGACCGTGTTTCTCGAACTCGGTCCCGGCAATTCGCTCGCGCGGATGATTCAGGAAAGCCATCCGCAATGGCAGGCGCGTTCCATCGGAGATTTCCGGTCCTTCGACGGCGTGTCCAGTTGGGCGGAGCGGGCCATGTCTTGA
- the mdcB gene encoding triphosphoribosyl-dephospho-CoA synthase MdcB yields the protein MNPGASMQIRMPEQPQKHPAQQGRAFARHVARAAIHALYDEVMIAPKPGLVTRIDSGSHRDMDASTFVRSLFSLRHYFAQIARCGQHDAPFAVLQGVGVAAERRMLAATRGVNTHRGAIFNLGLLAAAAGKLHARGVPLNAQAICDTVGRAYGADILASAAAAPPSHGREAAARYGITGARDAAAGGYRVLCQVAVPTLQRYTGAGCPRSVAAVQTLFAVMEVLDDTNVFHRGGRDGMDFVKQASRAFLAAGGVRAPHWHHRVAAIHRAFVERNLSPGGAADMLAAALFVDELRGI from the coding sequence ATGAACCCCGGCGCGTCGATGCAGATACGGATGCCCGAGCAGCCGCAGAAGCATCCGGCGCAGCAGGGTCGGGCGTTCGCGCGCCACGTCGCGCGCGCGGCGATCCATGCGCTGTACGACGAAGTGATGATCGCGCCGAAGCCGGGGCTCGTCACGCGCATCGACAGCGGCAGTCATCGCGACATGGACGCATCGACGTTCGTCCGCAGCCTGTTCTCGTTGCGCCACTACTTCGCGCAGATCGCCCGCTGCGGGCAGCACGATGCGCCGTTCGCGGTGTTGCAGGGAGTCGGCGTGGCGGCCGAGCGCCGGATGCTCGCCGCGACGCGCGGCGTGAACACGCATCGCGGCGCGATCTTCAATCTCGGCCTGCTCGCGGCCGCCGCGGGAAAACTCCATGCGCGAGGCGTCCCGCTGAATGCGCAGGCGATCTGCGATACGGTCGGCCGCGCGTACGGGGCCGACATTCTCGCGAGCGCCGCGGCCGCGCCGCCGAGCCACGGCAGAGAAGCGGCGGCCCGATACGGCATAACCGGCGCGCGCGACGCAGCCGCCGGCGGCTATCGGGTGCTGTGCCAGGTCGCCGTGCCGACGCTGCAGCGATACACCGGGGCCGGCTGTCCGCGCTCGGTCGCCGCCGTGCAGACGCTGTTCGCGGTGATGGAGGTGCTCGACGACACCAACGTCTTTCATCGCGGCGGACGCGACGGAATGGATTTCGTGAAGCAGGCGAGCCGCGCGTTCCTCGCGGCCGGCGGCGTTCGCGCTCCGCATTGGCATCATCGCGTGGCCGCCATCCATCGGGCGTTCGTCGAGCGCAACCTGAGTCCGGGCGGCGCCGCCGACATGCTGGCCGCCGCGCTGTTCGTGGACGAACTGCGGGGGATCTGA
- a CDS encoding biotin-independent malonate decarboxylase subunit gamma: MNLADCLDQLFPDGHRTTVEGDVVAGEGTLAGTTASGRVALIGTVGHAPIGVETALALAGHVLRVMQESPGMPILLLVDNAGQRLSRRDELLANNGYLAHLTKCLEVARTRGHQVLSLVYDQAISGGFLAAGMIADRTYAVPEAHIHVMNLPAMSRITQIPLDRLEALCASSAVFAPGVPSFVKLGIVDGVWEGDLAAALRNALADRSTADRRSAAGFERGGRTLAVEVARRVQEARG, from the coding sequence ATGAATCTTGCCGATTGTCTCGACCAGTTGTTTCCCGACGGTCATCGCACGACGGTGGAAGGCGATGTGGTGGCGGGAGAAGGAACCCTTGCGGGGACGACCGCGAGCGGCCGCGTCGCGTTGATCGGCACCGTCGGGCATGCGCCGATCGGCGTCGAGACCGCGCTTGCGCTCGCCGGCCACGTGCTGCGCGTGATGCAGGAGTCGCCGGGCATGCCGATTCTTCTCCTTGTCGATAACGCCGGCCAGCGGCTGTCGCGTCGCGACGAACTGCTCGCGAACAACGGTTATCTCGCGCATCTCACGAAGTGCCTCGAAGTCGCGCGCACGCGCGGCCACCAGGTGCTGAGCCTCGTCTACGATCAGGCGATTTCGGGCGGCTTCCTCGCGGCCGGCATGATCGCCGACCGGACCTACGCGGTGCCGGAGGCGCACATTCACGTGATGAACCTGCCGGCGATGAGCCGGATCACGCAGATTCCGCTCGACCGCCTCGAAGCGTTGTGCGCCAGTTCGGCGGTGTTCGCGCCGGGCGTGCCGAGCTTCGTCAAGCTGGGCATTGTCGACGGCGTATGGGAAGGCGATCTGGCCGCCGCGCTGCGCAACGCGCTGGCCGACCGTTCGACCGCCGACCGGCGCAGCGCGGCCGGCTTCGAGCGCGGCGGGCGCACCCTCGCGGTCGAAGTGGCGAGGCGCGTACAGGAAGCGCGCGGATGA
- a CDS encoding biotin-independent malonate decarboxylase subunit beta — translation MNTRDEGLVSGLAPLRQSYLESTARERAHGLCDAGTFVEWLDPRERMTSPHLAALDVPVAFDDGIVIGEGRLAEERVFVAAQEGRFMGGAVGEIHGAKLTGLLQRAVAEKPAAVVLMLETGGVRLHEANAGLVAISEIQRAVFDARHAGVQVMVLIGGGNGCYGGMGIVARCCDTIVMSEAGRLSVSGPEVIETAQGVEEFDSRDRALVWRTMGGKHRYLLGEIDQLVDDDLDAFRNAAAGLLDRSAPLDLDFVLAEHARLAKRIERFGACGDALDIWAGLGVDDPSVLTELDTEAFLATTAHRRETTSGGAR, via the coding sequence ATGAATACGCGCGATGAAGGATTGGTCAGCGGCCTCGCGCCGCTACGGCAAAGCTACCTCGAATCGACCGCGCGCGAGCGCGCGCATGGGCTGTGCGACGCGGGCACCTTCGTCGAATGGCTCGATCCGCGCGAACGGATGACAAGCCCGCACCTCGCCGCGCTCGACGTCCCGGTTGCGTTCGACGACGGCATCGTGATCGGCGAGGGCCGTCTTGCGGAAGAGCGCGTGTTCGTGGCCGCGCAGGAAGGCCGTTTCATGGGCGGCGCGGTCGGCGAGATTCACGGCGCGAAGCTCACGGGCCTGCTTCAGCGCGCCGTGGCGGAGAAACCCGCCGCCGTCGTGCTGATGCTCGAAACCGGCGGCGTGCGTCTGCATGAAGCGAATGCGGGCCTCGTCGCCATCTCCGAGATCCAGCGCGCGGTGTTCGACGCGCGGCATGCCGGCGTGCAGGTGATGGTGCTGATCGGCGGCGGGAACGGCTGTTACGGCGGCATGGGCATCGTCGCGCGTTGCTGCGACACGATCGTGATGAGCGAAGCGGGGCGGCTATCTGTTTCGGGTCCCGAAGTGATCGAGACCGCGCAAGGCGTGGAGGAATTCGATTCGAGGGACCGCGCGCTCGTGTGGCGCACGATGGGCGGCAAGCATCGTTATCTGCTCGGCGAGATCGACCAGCTGGTCGATGACGACCTCGACGCGTTCCGCAACGCGGCGGCCGGGCTGCTCGACCGGTCCGCGCCGCTCGACCTCGATTTCGTGCTGGCCGAACATGCACGCCTTGCCAAGCGGATCGAGAGATTCGGCGCGTGCGGCGACGCGCTCGACATCTGGGCGGGCCTGGGTGTCGACGACCCGTCGGTGCTGACCGAACTCGACACGGAAGCATTTCTCGCCACCACCGCGCATCGGCGCGAAACCACGAGCGGAGGCGCGCGATGA
- the mdcC gene encoding malonate decarboxylase acyl carrier protein, giving the protein MEQLRFSFEGLASSSRGVYAIAGVVASGDLEVLVERQALDGRCEVDVNTSVHGFETTWRAVMERFVAARPLADTRITVNDSGATPAVVSLRLAQASQTLDEGRP; this is encoded by the coding sequence ATGGAGCAGCTTCGATTTTCATTCGAAGGCCTCGCGTCCAGCAGTCGCGGCGTGTATGCGATTGCGGGCGTGGTCGCGTCCGGCGACCTCGAAGTCCTCGTCGAACGGCAGGCGCTCGACGGGCGTTGCGAGGTCGATGTCAACACGTCGGTGCACGGCTTCGAGACCACGTGGCGCGCGGTCATGGAACGCTTCGTCGCGGCGCGGCCGCTCGCGGACACGCGCATCACCGTCAACGACAGCGGCGCGACCCCCGCAGTGGTGAGCCTGCGTCTTGCGCAGGCGTCGCAGACGCTCGACGAGGGGCGTCCATGA
- the mdcA gene encoding malonate decarboxylase subunit alpha, whose amino-acid sequence MKRDVDAQWNRLAVSKAARLERAGAIAQGKQVEPDAVVRLLEAVLEPGDRLCIEGNNQKHADFLSACLAKVDPQRVHDLHIVQSNIALPQHLDIFDKGIARDLDFSYSGPQGVRLANLVAEGKVRIGAIHTYLELYGRYFCDLTPRVSFIAAQSADREGNLYTGPNTEDTPAVVESTAFKNGIVIAQVNELVDKVPRVDVPSDWVNFVVRSPKPHYIEPIFTRDPAAITEIQILMAMMVIKGIYAEYGVTRLNHGIGFDTAAIELLLPTYAQSLGLRGKICTHMSVNPCPTLIPAIESGFVQSIHSAGSELGMEEYVAARPDIFFTGPDGSLRSNRVFCQLAGHYSDLFIGSTLQIDLQGNSSTATRNRMTGFGGAPNFGCDSRARRHTSDAWLKAGREASSNDAGAMPRGRKLVVQMVETFGEKMQPTFVERLDAWDLMQKFDMALPPVMVYGDDVTHIVTEEGIANLLLCRSAEEREQAIRGVSGFTPAGLARDARMVEALRARGVIRRPEDIGINPLHATRDLLAARSIKDLVRWSSGLYDPPKRFRNW is encoded by the coding sequence ATGAAGCGGGACGTAGATGCGCAATGGAACCGGCTCGCGGTCAGCAAGGCCGCGCGGCTCGAACGGGCCGGCGCGATCGCGCAGGGCAAGCAGGTCGAACCCGACGCGGTCGTGAGGCTGCTCGAAGCGGTGCTCGAACCAGGCGATCGTCTGTGCATCGAGGGCAACAACCAGAAGCATGCGGATTTTCTGTCCGCCTGTCTCGCGAAGGTCGATCCGCAACGCGTGCATGACCTGCACATCGTGCAGTCCAACATCGCGCTGCCGCAGCACCTCGATATCTTCGACAAGGGCATCGCACGCGACCTCGACTTTTCGTACTCCGGACCGCAGGGCGTGCGGCTCGCGAATCTCGTCGCCGAGGGCAAGGTGCGCATCGGCGCGATTCATACGTATCTCGAACTTTACGGCCGCTATTTCTGCGATCTGACGCCGCGCGTGAGCTTCATCGCGGCGCAGAGCGCCGACCGCGAAGGCAATCTGTACACCGGGCCGAATACCGAGGACACGCCCGCGGTGGTGGAATCGACCGCGTTCAAGAACGGCATCGTGATCGCACAGGTGAACGAACTGGTCGACAAGGTGCCGCGCGTCGACGTGCCGTCCGACTGGGTCAATTTCGTCGTGCGTTCGCCGAAGCCGCATTACATCGAGCCGATCTTCACGCGCGACCCGGCCGCGATCACCGAGATCCAGATCCTGATGGCGATGATGGTCATCAAGGGCATCTATGCCGAGTACGGCGTCACGCGGCTGAACCATGGAATCGGTTTCGACACCGCGGCGATCGAACTGCTGCTGCCGACCTACGCACAAAGCCTCGGGCTGCGCGGCAAGATCTGCACGCACATGTCGGTGAATCCGTGCCCCACGCTGATTCCCGCGATCGAGTCGGGTTTCGTGCAGTCGATTCACTCCGCCGGCTCGGAACTCGGCATGGAGGAGTACGTCGCCGCGCGGCCGGACATCTTCTTCACCGGTCCGGACGGCAGCCTGCGTTCGAACCGCGTGTTCTGCCAGCTGGCCGGTCACTATTCCGATCTCTTCATCGGCTCGACGCTGCAGATCGATCTGCAAGGCAACAGCTCCACGGCCACCCGCAATCGCATGACGGGTTTCGGCGGCGCGCCGAACTTCGGCTGCGATTCGCGCGCGCGGCGTCATACGAGCGACGCCTGGCTGAAGGCGGGCCGCGAAGCCTCGTCGAACGATGCCGGCGCGATGCCGCGCGGACGCAAGCTCGTCGTGCAGATGGTGGAGACGTTCGGCGAAAAGATGCAGCCGACGTTCGTCGAGCGGCTCGACGCGTGGGACCTGATGCAGAAGTTCGACATGGCGCTGCCGCCCGTGATGGTCTACGGCGACGACGTGACCCACATCGTGACGGAGGAAGGCATCGCCAACCTCCTGCTGTGCCGCAGCGCCGAGGAACGGGAGCAGGCGATTCGCGGCGTGAGCGGCTTCACGCCCGCCGGCCTCGCGCGCGACGCGCGGATGGTCGAGGCCTTGCGCGCGCGCGGCGTGATACGGCGGCCGGAAGACATCGGCATCAATCCATTGCACGCGACGCGAGATCTGCTCGCGGCGCGTTCGATCAAGGATCTCGTGCGCTGGTCCAGCGGACTTTACGACCCGCCGAAGCGATTTCGGAACTGGTAG
- a CDS encoding GntR family transcriptional regulator, whose product MRVSAGHAPDSPDAAGHRDKPDTLATQAYRLLEEAIVTQQVAPGATVTEAQLSDLIGMSRMPTREAVRRLARENLLEVRPKRGIVICTIDALTQKRLLAMRREVERLLAQLAARECGDAQRATLHELAAAFEEAAANSDTLRFVHADKVFNELCLAVCGNEFVVDAIRLLQGPSRRFWFQRSRDAQVLAVSASRHAVLARAIASGDAAAAAAASDRLIDFGEELAQRALERENAAPG is encoded by the coding sequence ATGCGCGTCTCTGCTGGACATGCGCCCGACAGTCCGGATGCCGCGGGGCATCGGGACAAGCCCGATACGCTCGCGACGCAGGCCTACCGGCTGCTCGAAGAGGCGATCGTCACGCAGCAGGTCGCGCCGGGCGCGACGGTCACCGAGGCGCAGCTCAGCGACCTGATCGGCATGAGCCGCATGCCCACGCGCGAGGCGGTGCGGCGGCTCGCGCGCGAAAATCTGCTCGAAGTTCGTCCGAAGCGCGGCATCGTCATCTGCACGATCGACGCGCTCACGCAAAAACGGCTGCTGGCCATGCGCCGCGAGGTCGAGCGGCTGCTCGCTCAGCTTGCGGCCCGCGAATGCGGCGACGCCCAGCGTGCGACGCTGCACGAACTGGCCGCCGCTTTCGAGGAAGCGGCCGCGAATTCTGATACGCTGCGCTTCGTCCATGCCGACAAGGTCTTCAACGAACTGTGCCTCGCTGTCTGCGGCAATGAATTCGTCGTCGATGCGATCCGGCTGCTGCAAGGGCCGTCGCGGCGCTTCTGGTTTCAGCGGTCCCGCGATGCGCAGGTGCTCGCCGTGTCCGCGTCGCGTCATGCGGTGCTGGCGCGCGCGATCGCATCGGGCGACGCCGCCGCGGCCGCCGCGGCGAGCGACCGTCTGATCGACTTCGGCGAAGAACTCGCACAGCGGGCGCTTGAGCGCGAGAACGCCGCGCCGGGCTAG
- a CDS encoding GntR family transcriptional regulator, with amino-acid sequence MSAERAARKSTAATRSSRARASTPARAGQFKPPQKESLTEQAYAQIEEAIVTLQIAPGTSVSELSLSEMTGIGRTPIREAIQRLAREHLIVILPQRGLLVPEIDVKKQLKLLRARREVERLVCRSAARSATPEEREVFGQLAAEFAEAAAANDDVTFVRLDREFNELCLIASRNEFAEGAMRLMHGLSRRFWYYHYRQAADLPEMARLHGAVAQAIADGDIDGAGKALDALLDNIEAFTRATLTAL; translated from the coding sequence ATGTCCGCTGAACGAGCTGCCCGCAAGTCCACCGCGGCGACCAGGTCGTCGCGCGCTCGCGCGTCCACGCCGGCGCGCGCCGGACAATTCAAGCCGCCGCAGAAGGAGAGCCTGACGGAGCAGGCTTATGCGCAGATCGAAGAGGCGATCGTCACGTTGCAGATCGCGCCCGGCACTTCGGTTTCCGAGTTGTCGTTGAGCGAAATGACCGGCATCGGCCGCACGCCGATTCGCGAAGCGATCCAGCGGCTCGCGCGCGAGCATCTGATCGTGATTCTTCCGCAACGCGGGCTGCTGGTGCCCGAAATCGACGTGAAGAAGCAGTTGAAGCTGTTGCGTGCGCGTCGCGAAGTCGAACGGCTCGTGTGCCGCAGTGCGGCGCGCAGCGCAACGCCGGAAGAGCGCGAGGTGTTCGGCCAGTTGGCCGCCGAGTTCGCGGAAGCGGCGGCGGCCAACGACGACGTCACGTTCGTCCGGCTCGATCGCGAGTTCAACGAGCTGTGCCTGATTGCGTCGCGCAACGAATTCGCGGAAGGCGCGATGCGGCTGATGCACGGTTTGTCGCGGCGCTTCTGGTATTACCACTACCGGCAGGCGGCCGATCTGCCCGAGATGGCCCGGCTGCACGGCGCGGTCGCGCAGGCGATCGCGGACGGCGACATCGACGGCGCCGGCAAGGCGCTCGATGCGCTACTGGACAATATCGAGGCGTTTACGCGGGCTACCCTGACCGCGCTGTAG
- a CDS encoding sterol desaturase family protein → MMTERQRRFREQYKADISPLYNGLLHVAVLYVAGAAAIGYCVHQLHDAGWEWLLAIPVFLAGNFVEWAMHRFVMHRRIDVYALRAIYERHTRQHHQYFTDNEATIDSTREFRIVFFPWRVLVTLGVGGTLLGYIASLIFNANAGYIVFITMVAMYLTYETFHYCCHVHDNWFVRNMPFVNTIRRHHTAHHNMGIMMKYNMNLTFPIADWVLGTTDLRRSLPGTLFNGYSERHVKEELKPIIERFRNDHSRVTLDGPELTVDERRVMTPI, encoded by the coding sequence ATGATGACCGAGCGTCAACGCAGGTTCAGGGAGCAGTACAAGGCCGACATCAGCCCGCTCTACAACGGGCTGCTGCACGTCGCGGTGTTGTATGTGGCCGGCGCGGCGGCGATCGGGTATTGCGTGCATCAGTTGCATGACGCGGGCTGGGAATGGCTGCTCGCGATACCCGTGTTTCTCGCCGGCAATTTCGTCGAGTGGGCGATGCACCGTTTTGTCATGCACCGGCGCATCGACGTGTACGCGCTGCGCGCGATCTACGAGCGCCATACGCGTCAGCACCATCAGTATTTCACCGACAACGAAGCCACCATCGACTCGACGCGCGAGTTCCGCATCGTGTTCTTCCCGTGGCGGGTGCTCGTGACGCTCGGCGTCGGCGGCACGCTGCTGGGTTATATCGCGTCGCTGATCTTCAATGCCAATGCCGGTTATATCGTGTTCATCACGATGGTCGCGATGTATCTGACCTACGAGACGTTTCACTATTGTTGCCACGTCCACGACAACTGGTTCGTGCGCAACATGCCGTTCGTCAACACGATCCGGCGCCACCACACCGCGCATCACAACATGGGGATCATGATGAAGTACAACATGAACCTCACGTTTCCGATCGCCGACTGGGTGCTGGGGACGACCGACCTGCGCCGCAGCCTGCCCGGCACGCTGTTCAACGGCTACAGCGAGCGGCACGTGAAGGAAGAACTGAAGCCGATCATCGAGCGTTTCCGGAACGATCATTCGCGCGTGACGCTCGATGGCCCGGAACTGACCGTCGACGAGCGACGCGTGATGACGCCGATCTGA
- a CDS encoding iron-containing alcohol dehydrogenase — MRIHDTIHFCAPGRLVIGAGARRQLPELVARLGYRRGVLVTDRFFTGHSPWVNEFVQAAAAHGIAYEVFDGGEPDPRTTLVDDATRRIRERLGGIEPDHVVALGGGSNIDLAKALALTLRDGRPVREFVGALAVAPQPLPLIALPTTAGTGSEATPGAILVDPENATKVAVMDNALRPQIALIDPELTYSCPPNVTADAGIDALTHAIESYLTMDSAEFARDGHPDPGYSGRSSLTMMFAREAIVLCVRYLRRAYDNGADVEARTGMCYASIYAALSYGSAGLNAVHGIAYAVAGLTHRSHGTTNAVMLPYVLGELAQTRRAELLEIAGLFGVGGADPDATIHALAHTLRELVRDVGIPSDLRELGIAEDALDALTHDALGVTRLAGSFPVPDVAGAYRRAVLRAWHGELGESPWPQAAETA; from the coding sequence ATGAGAATTCACGACACGATTCATTTCTGCGCACCCGGACGGCTGGTGATCGGGGCTGGCGCGCGACGCCAGTTGCCCGAACTGGTGGCCCGCCTCGGCTACCGGCGCGGCGTGCTGGTGACCGACCGTTTTTTCACCGGGCACAGTCCCTGGGTGAACGAATTCGTGCAGGCCGCGGCGGCACACGGCATCGCGTATGAAGTGTTCGACGGCGGCGAGCCGGACCCGCGCACGACGCTCGTCGACGACGCGACCCGCCGCATCCGCGAGCGGCTCGGCGGGATCGAGCCCGATCACGTGGTCGCGCTCGGCGGCGGCAGCAACATCGATCTTGCGAAGGCGCTGGCCCTGACCTTGCGCGACGGCCGTCCGGTGCGCGAATTCGTCGGCGCGCTCGCAGTGGCGCCGCAGCCGCTGCCGTTGATCGCGCTGCCGACGACGGCCGGCACCGGCTCCGAAGCGACACCCGGCGCGATCCTCGTCGATCCGGAGAACGCGACCAAGGTCGCCGTGATGGACAACGCGCTCCGACCGCAGATCGCGCTGATCGACCCGGAACTGACCTATAGCTGTCCGCCGAACGTGACCGCCGACGCTGGCATCGATGCGCTTACGCATGCGATCGAGTCATATCTGACGATGGATTCGGCGGAATTCGCGCGCGACGGCCATCCTGATCCAGGTTATAGCGGACGTTCGTCGCTGACGATGATGTTCGCGCGGGAGGCCATCGTGCTGTGCGTGCGTTATCTGCGCCGGGCCTACGACAACGGAGCCGACGTCGAGGCGCGCACGGGCATGTGCTACGCGAGCATCTATGCGGCGCTGTCCTATGGCAGCGCCGGCCTCAACGCGGTCCACGGCATCGCGTATGCGGTGGCCGGGCTGACGCACCGTTCGCACGGCACCACCAATGCGGTGATGCTGCCTTACGTGCTCGGCGAACTCGCGCAGACACGGCGGGCCGAACTGCTGGAAATCGCCGGTCTGTTCGGTGTTGGCGGGGCGGACCCCGATGCGACGATCCACGCGCTCGCGCATACGCTGCGCGAACTGGTCCGCGACGTCGGCATTCCGTCCGACCTGCGCGAACTCGGCATTGCGGAAGACGCGCTCGACGCGCTGACGCACGACGCGCTCGGCGTCACGCGCCTCGCCGGTTCGTTTCCGGTGCCGGACGTGGCCGGCGCGTATCGCCGCGCGGTGCTCCGCGCATGGCACGGCGAACTCGGTGAAAGTCCCTGGCCGCAAGCCGCAGAGACAGCTTGA
- a CDS encoding alpha/beta fold hydrolase, with translation MTGLNERALKSRRRWLSRGRRHPGAAPILSVSSDPPPSPLDFGIEYSSNTSLIYKPGDPMDVIQTGAGEVPVLALHGIQGTRAAWLPGARELHDDARFVLPNLRGRGAAWRGACADDYTLARYADDVAETVARHIGDGPYVLAGWSLGVSVALDYVTHRVGRLPRALVLVSGSPALCMTQWFSARDERALHDEIAAREVRLKLSEAADRQAVAWTWQSIRTADHRPLLETIDLPTLIVHGSDDDDCPFQHARWLADGLPRARLVEIAGGGHTILTAHTAALAEAMRTFLVEQAPILETP, from the coding sequence ATGACCGGCTTGAACGAACGGGCCTTGAAGTCACGGCGCCGATGGTTGTCGCGCGGCCGCCGCCATCCGGGTGCCGCTCCGATCCTCTCCGTTTCGTCCGATCCGCCTCCGTCTCCACTTGACTTCGGAATTGAATATTCATCTAATACATCACTAATATACAAACCGGGAGACCCCATGGACGTCATCCAGACCGGCGCCGGGGAGGTGCCTGTGCTCGCGCTGCACGGCATCCAGGGCACGCGCGCGGCATGGTTGCCCGGCGCACGTGAACTGCACGACGACGCGCGTTTCGTGTTGCCGAATCTGCGCGGACGCGGCGCTGCGTGGCGAGGCGCGTGCGCCGACGACTACACGCTCGCGCGTTATGCCGACGACGTCGCGGAAACGGTCGCGCGGCACATCGGCGACGGCCCCTACGTGCTGGCCGGATGGAGTCTCGGCGTATCGGTCGCGCTCGATTACGTGACGCATCGGGTCGGCCGGCTGCCGCGCGCGCTGGTGCTGGTATCGGGCAGTCCGGCGCTCTGCATGACCCAATGGTTTTCCGCGCGCGACGAAAGGGCGTTGCACGACGAGATCGCCGCGCGCGAGGTGCGTCTGAAGCTGTCCGAGGCCGCCGACCGGCAGGCCGTCGCGTGGACCTGGCAGTCGATACGGACGGCTGACCATCGGCCGCTGCTCGAAACCATCGATCTCCCCACGCTGATCGTTCACGGCAGCGACGATGACGATTGCCCGTTTCAGCACGCGCGCTGGCTGGCCGACGGGCTGCCCCGCGCGCGTCTGGTCGAGATTGCGGGCGGCGGCCACACGATTCTCACTGCACATACCGCCGCGCTCGCTGAAGCGATGCGGACCTTCCTTGTCGAACAAGCGCCGATCCTGGAGACACCATGA